From Peromyscus eremicus chromosome 3, PerEre_H2_v1, whole genome shotgun sequence, one genomic window encodes:
- the LOC131906299 gene encoding putative vomeronasal receptor-like protein 4, whose protein sequence is MSLLKNILNFQTVLGVLANMFLLFFYTVIILVHRFKPMDLMSCQLTFIHIVMVLTGGDLWLTDIFESLNFENDFKCKATFCISRVMRGLSICITCLLSVFQAVTISPSTSLLAKFKHKLKIYTTNAFFYIWSLNLSISSSCIFYVGGFTNVSESNQMKVTKYCSIFPMNYIIRALILTMTTSRDVFLVGVMLTTSAYIVIILLRHQRQCKHLHSIHQPRVSPEKRATQTILLLVVVFVVMYWVDIIISSTSVLLWMYDPVILTVQKIVMNAYPTITPLVQISSDNRIINMLKNLWSICHPN, encoded by the coding sequence ATGTCCTTATTAAAGAATATCCTTAATTTCCAAACTGTACTTGGAGTTCTAGCCAAtatgtttctcctttttttctacaCTGTCATAATCCTAGTTCATAGATTTAAGCCCATGGACCTGATGTCCTGTCAACTGACCTTCATCCACATAGTGATGGTCCTCACTGGAGGGGACCTTTGGCTTACAGACATATTTGAGTCACTGAACTTTGAGAATGACTTCAAATGTAAGGCAACTTTTTGCATAAGCAGGGTGATGAGAGGCCTCTCCATCTGcatcacctgcctcctgagtgtgttcCAGGCTGTGACTATAAGTCCCAGTACCTCATTGTTGGCaaaatttaaacataaactaAAGATATACACAaccaatgctttcttctatatttGGTCTCTCAATTTGTCTATCAGTAGTAGCTGTATCTTTTATGTTGGTGGTTTTACCAATGTGAGTGAGAGTAACCAGATGAAGGTCACCAAATATTGCTCAATCTTCCCCATGAACTACATTATCAGGGCACTGATTTTAACAATGACAACCTCCAGAGATGTTTTTCTTGTAGGAGTTATGTTGACCACAAGTGCATACATAGTGATTATCTTACTCAGACATCAGAGGCAATGCAAGCATCTTCACAGCATCCACCAACCGAGAGTGTCTCCTGAGAAAAGAGCCACCCAGACCATCTTGCTTCTGGTGGTTGTCTTTGTGGTCATGTACTGGGTTGACATCATCATCTCATCCACTTCAGTTCTATTATGGATGTATGATCCGGTCATCCTGACTGTTCAGAAGATTGTGATGAATGCCTATCCGACAATTACTCCTTTGGTACAAATCAGTTCTGATAACAGAATAATCAATATGCTGAAAAACTTGTGGTCAATATGCCACCCAAATTAA
- the LOC131906994 gene encoding putative vomeronasal receptor-like protein 4 → MSLLKNILNFQTVLGVLANIFLLFFYTVIILVHRFKPIDLMSCQLTFIHIVMVLTGGDLWLTDVFESLNLENDFKCKATFYISRVMRGLSICITCLLSVFQAVTISSNTSLLAKFKHKLTTYTTNDFYYIWSLNLSISSSCIFYVGGFTNVSESNQMQVTKYCSIFPVNYIIRALFLTVTISRDVFLVGVMLTTSAYMVIILFRHQRQCKHLHSISHPRTSPEKRATQTILLLVVVFVVMYWVDFIISSTSVLLWMYNPVILTVQKFVMNAYPTITPLVQISSDNRIINMMKNLWSMCHPIS, encoded by the coding sequence ATGTCCTTATTAAAGAATATCCTTAATTTCCAAACTGTACTTGGAGTTCTAGCCAATATATTTCTGCTTTTTTTCTACACTGTCATAATCCTAGTTCATAGATTTAAGCCCATAGACCTGATGTCCTGTCAACTGACCTTCATCCACATAGTGATGGTCCTCACTGGAGGGGACCTTTGGCTTACAGACGTATTTGAGTCACTGAACCTTGAGAATGACTTCAAATGTAAGGCAACTTTTTACATAAGCAGGGTGATGAGAGGCCTCTCTATCTGcatcacctgcctcctgagtgtgttcCAGGCTGTCACTATCAGTTCCAACACATCATTGCTGGCaaaatttaaacataaactaACGACATACACAACCAATGATTTCTACTACATTTGGTCTCTCAATTTGTCTATCAGTAGTAGCTGTATCTTTTATGTTGGTGGTTTTACCAATGTGAGTGAGAGCAACCAGATGCAGGTCACCAAATATTGCTCAATCTTCCCCGTGAACTACATCATCAGGGCACTGTTTTTAACAGTGACAATCTCCAGAGATGTCTTTCTTGTAGGAGTTATGTTGACCACAAGTGCATACATGGTGATTATCTTGTTCAGACATCAGAGACAATGTAAGCATCTTCACAGCATCAGCCACCCGAGAACATCCCCTGAGAAGAGGGCCACTCAGACTATCTTGCTACTGGTGGTTGTCTTTGTGGTCATGTACTGGGTGGACTTCATCATCTCATCCACCTCAGTCCTGTTATGGATGTACAATCCAGTCATCCTGACTGTTCAGAAGTTTGTGATGAATGCCTATCCTACAATTACTCCTTTAGTACAAATCAGTTCTGATAACAGAATAATCAATATGATGAAAAACTTGTGGTCAATGTGCCACCCAATTTCTTAA